Proteins co-encoded in one Rattus rattus isolate New Zealand chromosome 5, Rrattus_CSIRO_v1, whole genome shotgun sequence genomic window:
- the LOC116900291 gene encoding olfactory receptor 8K3-like, with product MENQNLSVLSEFILLGITDRPELQAPFFVLFFLIYVASMVGNVGMIILTKLDERLQTPMYFFLRHLAFIDFGYSTAVGPKMLVNFVTNNNTIPYNWCAIQLSLFIFFIISELFVLSGMAYDRYVAICNPLLYTVIMSQKVCWVLVTIPYLFSAFISLITTIKIFISSFCGHNVISHFYCDSLPLLNLICSGTRDIELIILIFSVFNLVSSLSIVLVSYIFILVAILRMKSAEGRHKAFSTCGSHLTVVVILYGTLSFMYIQPKSSHSFENDKMAAVFYTLIIPVLNPIIYSLRNKEVKGTLQKLWKNVSKVCI from the coding sequence ATGGAGAATCAAAACCTCTCTGTGCTCAGTGAGTTCATTCTCTTAGGCATCACAGACCGCCCTGAACTACAGGCTCCTTTTTTTGTACTGTTCTTTCTCATCTATGTTGCCTCCATGGTGGGAAATGTGGGCATGATCATCCTGACCAAGCTGGATGAGAGGCTGCAAACacctatgtatttttttctcagacaTCTAGCTTTCATTGATTTTGGCTATTCAACAGCTGTGGGACCGAAAATGTTGGTAAACTTTGTAACAAATAATAACACCATTCCCTACAATTGGTGTGCCATCCAGCTATCTTTGTTTATCTTCTTCATCATTAGTGAGTTATTTGTTCTATCAGGTATGGCCTATGACCGATATGTGGCCATTTGCAACCCCCTGCTCTATACTGTCATCATGTCACAGAAAGTCTGCTGGGTATTGGTGACAATTCCCTATCTGTTCAGTGCCTTTATTTCTCTGATCACCACcatcaaaatttttatttcatctttctgtgGCCATAATGTTATTAGCCATTTCTATTGTGATAGTCTCCCCTTGCTGAACTTGATCTGTTCAGGCACACGTGACATTGAACTTATCATATTGATCTTCTCAGTATTTAATTTGGTTTCATCCCTTTCTATAGTACTCGtgtcctacatcttcatcctgGTGGCTATCCTCAGAATGAAGTCTGCAGAAGGCAGACACAAGGCTTTCTCTACCTGTGGGTCTCACCTGACAGTGGTAGTTATATTGTATGGGACTCtgtcttttatgtatatacagCCCAAATCTAGTCACTCTTTTGAGAATGATAAAATGGCTGCTGTGTTCTACACCTTGATAATTCCTGTGCTGAATCCCATCATCTACAGCTTGAGAAACAAAGAGGTAAAAGGTACCCTTCAAAAGCTATGGAAAAATGTCTCTAAAGTTTGTATTTAA